The window CTCAAGCGCTGAACAGGGAGAAGACTAACATGTCAGTAGCAGCACGCGACGCCTCGCAGTCCAACATCTTCAAGTCGATGAAGGACATCACCTTCGAACAGACGATTTCGCACCAGTGCGGCGTCACCATGAACGACTCGGTCGAGGCCCGCGCCATCGCCGAATTCATGGGCAAGAAGCCGGGGGTCATCGTCACCTACCAGCCGGCCATGATCCGCATCGACGGCGACGGCAAGCTCATCTTCAAGATGGACGAGATCAGCGAATATCTCGGACGCGACATGACCGCGGAGATCTTCGAGGTCAACACCTCCACCCATTACGGCCGCATGGTGCGCGTCGACGACAACACCGTGATCCTGTTCGGGAACATGGACGAAGTCTTCGAATACATCTGACGAAGCCGGGCACCGGCGCGCCTCGCGGACGCGGCGCGCCGACTCAATCAACACGACGGCATCAACGCGACGATTGCGGAGGCAAAAATGTACAGGACACCTGAAGGCAAGGACATCTTCGTGGTCGATGGCCACACTCATTTCTGGGACGGCAGCCCCGAGAACCAGAGGAACATCCACGGCAAGCAGTTCATCGAGTGCTTCTACGCCTATCATACCGGGCTGAGCCCGAAGGAGCAGCTGTGGGAGAAAAGCAAGTTCGAGAAATACAGCGCCGACGATCTCTATCGCGACCTGTTCATCGACGGTCCCGACGACGTGGCGATCGTCCAGTCCACCTATCTGAAGGATTTCTACAAGAACGGCTTCAACACGATCGAGCGCAACGCGGCCGTCGCCAAGCGCTATCCGGAGCGCTTCGTCGTCAACGGCGCCTTCGATCCGCGCGATGGTGAGAAGGCGCTGGAATACATCCACTTCATGAAGGAGACTTACGACATCAAGGGCGTGAAGATGTACACGGCCGAGTGGAACGGCGCCTCCAAAGGCTGGAAGCTCACCGATCCCGATGCCTACAAGTGCTTTGAGCTGTGCGACAAGCTGGGCATCAGGAACATCCACGTCCACAAGGGCCCGACGATCATCCCGCTCAGCAAGGACGCGTTCGACGTGCATGACGTCGACCATGCGGCGACGGATTTCCAGGGCCTCAACTGGATCATCGAGCATTGCGGGCTGCCGCGCCTCGACGATTTCTGCTGGATCGCGACGCAGGAAACCAATGTCTATGGCGGCCTTGCGGTGGCGCTGCCCTTCATCCATTCGCGCCCGCGCTATTTCGGCGAGGTCATCGGCGAACTGCTGTTCTGGATCGGGCCGGAGAAGATCCTGTTCGGCTCCGACTACGCGATCTGGACGCCGCGCTGGCTCGTCGAGAAATTCTGGGCGTATCAGATCCCCGAGGACATCGCTGCGGAACGCGGCGTGCAGCTGACCGACGAGATCAAGGAGAAGATCCTCGGCCTCAATGCCGCGCGCCTCTACAACATCGACATCGAAGCAAAGAAGAAGGCGCTCGCGAGTTCGCCCTTCAGCATCGCGGCGGAGTAGGGGCCATGGCAACCGCCAGCGTTTCCGACAGCCGCGAGAAGGAACTCTGGCGGCGCCTAGGCGAGGTAAACGATCCCGAACTCGACGAACCGATCACCGAGATGGGCTTCGTCGAGCGGGCCGGGATGACGGGAGATGGCAGCGTGGAGGTCGACTTCCGCCTGCCGACCTACTGGTGCTCGCCCAACTTCGCCTTTCTCATGCTTGACGGCATACGCAAGGCGCTCGAGCAGCTCTCCTGGTCGCCGGCCTATCGCGTGAAACTGCACGATCACATGTTCGCGGAGGAGGTTAATGGCGGCATTGAAGCCGGCAAGGCATTCGGCGAGATATTCGCCGAGCTTGCAGGAGATACGGATCTCGGGGCCGTGCGCGAAACCTTCAGGATGAAGGCTTTCAAACGGCGCCAGGAGGCGGTCCTGCGCGGCCTTCGGCAGCACGGCCTGACGGATGTCGAAATCCTCGGCATGGATCTGCCGGCATATGATGCGGCCAGCTTCGAGCCGGGCGAGGCGGCCATGCAGAAGCCACGGTACCGGGCAGCGCTGCTGGAGCGGTTTCCCGATCGCCGCATGGACGATCCCGTCTTCATGACCTGGGAGGGGCGGCAAATTCCGCCGGCCGCGCTCAGCGCCCATCTCGCCGAATTGCGCGGGGTGCGCGTCAACATGGAGTTCAATGGCGCGCTTTGCCGCGGGCTCAAGCAGACAAGGTACAAGGAACTCGGTGTGGTCGATGGCGAGCCGACGCTGGTCGATTTCATCATGGATCGCGTGCCGGCGCGAAACGCGCCGGCCGTCTAAGCAACGCCGAAAGCAACGGCCTCCCTTCGCACGAGGCCCCCAACCAACAACCCGCCCGTAAGGCGGAAGGAGGAATCATGCCTAAAATTATGCTTCACAATTCCGAGGCCCGCCGGGCCCTTGCCCGTGGCGTCTTCAGGCTGGCTGCGGCAGTCGAGCCGACGCTCGGTCCCAAGGGCATGAACGCCATGATCGACCGGCCGATCGGAACGCCGATGGTGACCCGCGACGGCGTCAGCATCGCTTCCGAAATCGAGCTGCATGACCGTTTCGAGAACATGGGCGCGCAGGTCGTCCGCGAAGTGTCGATGCAGACCAACGAGGTCGCCGGCGACGGCACGACGACCGCCATCGTGCTCGCCAACGCGCTGATCCAGGGCGGCATCGAGGCCAATGAGCGCGGCGCCAAATCAGTCGATCTCTGCAAGGGCATCAACCTTGCCGTGGCCGCTGTGGTAACAGCCCTCAAGGCATCGGCCAAGCCCGCCAAGGGCAACGGCATCCTCGCCTCGGTTGCCAACATCGCCGCGACCGATGCCAAGCTTGGCGCGCTGGTGGCGCAAGCGCATGAGCGCGTCGGCGCGGAAGGAGTCATCACCACCGATTTCAGCGTGACCACCGAGACCACGCTTGACGTGGTCGAGGGCATGTCCTTCGACCGCGGCTACCTCTCGCATCACATGGTGACGGACCAGGAGAAGATGGAGGCCGTGCTCGAGCGGCCCTTCATCCTGATGACCGATCTCAAGATCAAGGAGCCCACGGCGCTCGAGACTGCACGCCGTATCGCCGACGAGGCGGGGCGCCCGTTGCTGATCGTGTCCGAGGAAGTGTCGCCGGAAGTTGTGGTCACGCTGCTCGGCAAGCAGGGGCCAGGCAAATACCTCGTCGTCCATCCGCCGGAAT is drawn from Mesorhizobium sp. B1-1-8 and contains these coding sequences:
- a CDS encoding MmoB/DmpM family protein, with product MSVAARDASQSNIFKSMKDITFEQTISHQCGVTMNDSVEARAIAEFMGKKPGVIVTYQPAMIRIDGDGKLIFKMDEISEYLGRDMTAEIFEVNTSTHYGRMVRVDDNTVILFGNMDEVFEYI
- a CDS encoding amidohydrolase family protein — encoded protein: MYRTPEGKDIFVVDGHTHFWDGSPENQRNIHGKQFIECFYAYHTGLSPKEQLWEKSKFEKYSADDLYRDLFIDGPDDVAIVQSTYLKDFYKNGFNTIERNAAVAKRYPERFVVNGAFDPRDGEKALEYIHFMKETYDIKGVKMYTAEWNGASKGWKLTDPDAYKCFELCDKLGIRNIHVHKGPTIIPLSKDAFDVHDVDHAATDFQGLNWIIEHCGLPRLDDFCWIATQETNVYGGLAVALPFIHSRPRYFGEVIGELLFWIGPEKILFGSDYAIWTPRWLVEKFWAYQIPEDIAAERGVQLTDEIKEKILGLNAARLYNIDIEAKKKALASSPFSIAAE
- a CDS encoding iron-sulfur cluster assembly protein, which produces MATASVSDSREKELWRRLGEVNDPELDEPITEMGFVERAGMTGDGSVEVDFRLPTYWCSPNFAFLMLDGIRKALEQLSWSPAYRVKLHDHMFAEEVNGGIEAGKAFGEIFAELAGDTDLGAVRETFRMKAFKRRQEAVLRGLRQHGLTDVEILGMDLPAYDAASFEPGEAAMQKPRYRAALLERFPDRRMDDPVFMTWEGRQIPPAALSAHLAELRGVRVNMEFNGALCRGLKQTRYKELGVVDGEPTLVDFIMDRVPARNAPAV
- a CDS encoding molecular chaperone GroEL, which produces MPKIMLHNSEARRALARGVFRLAAAVEPTLGPKGMNAMIDRPIGTPMVTRDGVSIASEIELHDRFENMGAQVVREVSMQTNEVAGDGTTTAIVLANALIQGGIEANERGAKSVDLCKGINLAVAAVVTALKASAKPAKGNGILASVANIAATDAKLGALVAQAHERVGAEGVITTDFSVTTETTLDVVEGMSFDRGYLSHHMVTDQEKMEAVLERPFILMTDLKIKEPTALETARRIADEAGRPLLIVSEEVSPEVVVTLLGKQGPGKYLVVHPPEYGHWRKAMMEDLAIITGGRVIARDLGGRLEDITFDDLGTADRVKTSSSYTSIIRGGGDHDAIAARRAQVQRQYEAAPPNIEQDKLRERLAKLSGGTAILYAGGVTPVEQKRTIQLIEDSLNAVRAASEEGVVAGGGSALAQIAPLLDKVATGVDGDVAEGVVLVRSVLTRPLWRIAANAGADPEAVVAEVTRINGGYGYNASAGSYQNMFEAGIIDPVRVTYTALANAASVATLILTTETLIGDLAEDEDPTAGPALGGGAEKLGRA